The following DNA comes from Deinobacterium chartae.
TCGAAAACCTCGGCGACGGCCTCGGCGAGTTGCTGTTCTTGCGCTTCGGAAAAGTCCTGGTACGAGCTCAGCACGCCCACCGGCCCAAAACGGTCCACGGTAAAACCCGCGAGGTCATCGCCTGCGGCGTTCACCAGACGGTAGAGCGTGGTGCGCTCATCTGCCTCGAGGGCGGTGCGCAGATGACGGGCTGCTTTCAGGCGGCGGTGCAGGTCGGTAGTAGACCACATGGCGGCCATTGTAGACCGTGAGAAAGAGGCAGTCTATATGAGATCAGAAGTCTCATAATTGAAAATTAACTTTTCAAATTGAAAAAAATCACAACACAACCGCGTTTGTTGTTCTATCTTTTTAATCACGCCAACAAATGTTGTGTTGAGGGGGGAAATGTGAAAAACGGCCTTTTTGTCGTCGCCTTGACGGTTGTCTTGGCATCTTGCGGTCAACAGAAAATGAACGAGCAAAGCTCTACTGTTGACGAGACGCTCGTAACCCAACCCGCTGCCGAAGCGCAGCGTCCTGATGCGCCCGAAGTGGTTCCGGGAGAACTGATCATCAAGTACCGTGAGGGCATGGCCCAGCAGAGCGCCCAGCTCGCGGGCCTCAGCCTCTCGGCCGTGCGCGCCCTTTCCGGTGGCGAGACGCTGGTCCGCGTATCCGGCGGCGGGTTGGGCGCTCAGTCCATTCTGAGCGCCCAGGCCACCCTCGACGCGGTCGAGCGCTTGCGCGAGCAGGCCGGTGACGCGATCGAGTACGTGCAGCCGAACTACATCTACCGTGCGCTGGCCGTTCCGAACGATCCGTACTACTCGCTGCAGTGGCACTACCCGGCCATGAACCTGCCTGCGGCCTGGGACATCACCACCGGAGCGAACAGCCCGGTCGTGGCCGTGATCGACACCGGCCAGCTCAACCACCCCGATCTGGCGGGCCGGTTCGTTGCCGGATACGACTTCATCTCGAACACCTCCACCGCAGGCGACGGCAACGGACGCGACTCGGATCCGACCGACGTGGGCGACGCGGCCGTGTGCAACGGCCAGCAGCAGCCCAACTCCTGGCACGGCACCCACGTGGCCGGCACCATCGGCGCTGCGACCAACAACGGGGTGGGCGTGGCCGGTGTGAACTGGAACGCACGCATCCAGCACGCCCGAGTGCTGGGCAAGTGCGGAGGATCCACCGCCGACATCATCGACGCGATCCGCTGGACCTCCGGCATGACCGTGAGCGGCGTGCCCGCCAACGCCACCCCGGCCAAGGTGATCAACATGAGCCTGGGCGGTTACCTGGGCAGCTCGTGCGCGGCGAGCGACCCGGCCACGCAGGCCGCCATCAACGACGCGGTTGCCCGCGGTGTGACCGTGGTGGTCGCGGCAGGCAACTCGAACGACAATGCCGGCTTGTACACCCCCGCCTCGTGCAACAACACCGTGACCGTGGCGGCCACCGAGACCCGCAACTACCGTGCGCCCTACTCGAACTACGGCAGCGCCATCGACGTGGCGGCCCCCGGCGGTGACACCTCGGCGGACCGCAACGGAGACGGCTACGCGGACGGCGTGCTCTCCACGCTGCGCGACGCAAGCGGCACCGCCTACAACTACGCCTTCTACCAGGGCACCTCGATGGCGACCCCGCACGTGGCCGGAGTGGTCAGCCTGATGTACGCGGTACGGCCCGGCATCACCCCGGCGCAGGTGCTCTCGACCCTCCAGAGCACGGCCAAGCCGCTCAGCTCCACCCAGTGCGCGCAGGGCTGCGGCAGCGGACTGGTCGATGCCTACGCCGCCGTAAACGCGGCCAAAAACGGCGGCACCACCAGCCCGCAACCGGTCAGCGATGACACCGCCCAAGGTGCTATCACCCTCACCAAGGCAGCCTCCAAGAGCGGCAGCGTCTCCTCGAGCGACACCCAGGACTGGTACAAGTTCACCGCCACCGGCGGCAGCGTGACCGTCCGCCTCGCGACCGGCAGCGACGCCGACTTGTACCTCTACGACTCCAACGCCCTGACCCAGCTCGGTGCCAGCGAACGCGGCGGCAGCCAGACCGAGAGCATCAGCCGCACCCTCACGGCCGGCAAGACCTACTACGCCGCCGTGGTGCGCTACAGCGGCAGCCCCAACTACACCGTCTCGGTGAGCGGCGCGGCCCAGTAAACACCTCCAACACGAAGCGGCGGCCCTAATAGGGCCGCCGCTTCGTGTTGGAAAAAGCCGCGGTTACAGTCCCAAAATTGCGCGCATGCCCGACAGGCAGCGGGCCCGGTACACCTCGAGATCCGCCTCCGGATCGAACAGAAAGCGGATCGAGAGACCGTCGATGAGCGCGCGCAACTGCCAGGCCTGTCCCTGCGGATCGTCGCCCTGACCGAACTGCGCCAGCGACAGATCGAGCAGATCGCTCACCTCGAAAAACGCGCGCGTGACCTCGAGCAGTTCGGCCTGCTTGGTAGAGGCCGACAGGAAGTCCAGGTAGACCGTGTAAAAACGCCGGGTGTTCTCGAGGCCGTAGAACTGGTTTTCCACGAACACCTGCAGCTTGCGCAGCGGGTCGCGCTCGAGGCGGACCGCGCGGGCAGTCGAGACCGCGATGGTGCGCACGAAGCGGGTCAGCACGGTCTTGAAGAGGGCTT
Coding sequences within:
- a CDS encoding S8 family serine peptidase, producing the protein MNEQSSTVDETLVTQPAAEAQRPDAPEVVPGELIIKYREGMAQQSAQLAGLSLSAVRALSGGETLVRVSGGGLGAQSILSAQATLDAVERLREQAGDAIEYVQPNYIYRALAVPNDPYYSLQWHYPAMNLPAAWDITTGANSPVVAVIDTGQLNHPDLAGRFVAGYDFISNTSTAGDGNGRDSDPTDVGDAAVCNGQQQPNSWHGTHVAGTIGAATNNGVGVAGVNWNARIQHARVLGKCGGSTADIIDAIRWTSGMTVSGVPANATPAKVINMSLGGYLGSSCAASDPATQAAINDAVARGVTVVVAAGNSNDNAGLYTPASCNNTVTVAATETRNYRAPYSNYGSAIDVAAPGGDTSADRNGDGYADGVLSTLRDASGTAYNYAFYQGTSMATPHVAGVVSLMYAVRPGITPAQVLSTLQSTAKPLSSTQCAQGCGSGLVDAYAAVNAAKNGGTTSPQPVSDDTAQGAITLTKAASKSGSVSSSDTQDWYKFTATGGSVTVRLATGSDADLYLYDSNALTQLGASERGGSQTESISRTLTAGKTYYAAVVRYSGSPNYTVSVSGAAQ
- a CDS encoding TetR/AcrR family transcriptional regulator, translating into MARTVNALQEKARKDQLVRAAYAAIYEHGYAAVTLADIARAAGVSKGTLVYYFGSKEALFKTVLTRFVRTIAVSTARAVRLERDPLRKLQVFVENQFYGLENTRRFYTVYLDFLSASTKQAELLEVTRAFFEVSDLLDLSLAQFGQGDDPQGQAWQLRALIDGLSIRFLFDPEADLEVYRARCLSGMRAILGL